From the genome of Candidatus Electrothrix communis, one region includes:
- a CDS encoding chemotaxis protein CheW: MSNDMSDRVDSSADLSELLRNIDQEITGAVLAYGDGLKSASGDKQQEIGRHICFDLGDRRLALPLSLVVEVGELESVRPLPFLPEWVQGVTNIRGEIVSVTDVALYFNISKRSNRKRNRAVIVVYNGEVKTAVVVDRITATRMLYRKEETEEERKTEQTVLSGFLSGSAVYHSGGKEEVVQLFDGEQLLSSIRI, translated from the coding sequence ATGAGTAACGATATGAGCGACAGAGTGGACTCTTCTGCTGATCTTTCGGAATTGCTTCGCAATATTGATCAGGAAATAACAGGGGCCGTGCTGGCATATGGCGACGGTCTGAAAAGTGCCTCTGGCGATAAACAGCAGGAAATAGGGAGACATATATGCTTCGACCTTGGTGACAGGAGGTTGGCATTGCCTCTATCATTGGTTGTTGAAGTAGGAGAACTGGAGAGTGTCCGTCCTTTGCCTTTTTTGCCTGAGTGGGTTCAAGGGGTGACCAATATACGTGGCGAAATAGTCTCTGTTACCGATGTTGCACTTTATTTTAATATTTCCAAAAGGTCAAATAGGAAAAGAAATCGTGCAGTTATCGTTGTTTATAACGGTGAGGTGAAAACCGCAGTTGTTGTTGATCGTATCACCGCAACCCGTATGTTGTACAGAAAGGAGGAGACCGAGGAAGAGAGAAAAACTGAGCAGACAGTTTTGTCCGGTTTCTTGTCCGGTTCAGCGGTGTATCATTCTGGTGGAAAAGAGGAAGTGGTCCAACTTTTTGACGGTGAACAATTGCTCTCATCTATACGGATATAA
- a CDS encoding response regulator, with protein sequence MSVRKLLIVDDSPTELKLITDVFNTPEYDVVTAGDGEAGVEMAIAEKPELIILDVVMPKMNGFQACRKIKSIPELENIPVILLTSKSQKSDEFWGKKQGADVYLTKPFNTDQVLEAVTQLLS encoded by the coding sequence ATGTCTGTGAGGAAATTGCTGATTGTTGATGACAGTCCAACAGAGCTTAAATTGATAACTGATGTGTTTAATACACCTGAATATGATGTTGTCACGGCCGGGGATGGTGAGGCAGGTGTGGAAATGGCTATAGCGGAAAAGCCTGAGCTGATTATTCTTGACGTTGTTATGCCAAAAATGAATGGATTTCAGGCGTGTAGAAAGATTAAATCCATACCTGAACTTGAGAATATACCGGTTATCTTGCTGACCAGCAAAAGTCAGAAGTCGGATGAGTTTTGGGGGAAAAAACAGGGAGCTGATGTATATCTGACAAAGCCTTTTAATACCGATCAAGTGCTTGAGGCGGTAACTCAGCTTCTTTCCTGA
- a CDS encoding response regulator — protein MKKVLLVDDDEMIHEIVDSTLGDYRKIFQVSHAYDIKEAVRQVDRGDISLVITDLVMPGGDGFQLLSYIQEKHSDIPRIVITSYDLPELKTRLMGKAFQVFKKPLASEELADAIIRGLKTQQKKGDLGKFSVVGIVQLMETEETTCRLDVHNCGEHQDIDHCIENKCPEYKGSLFLVQGKIYDAVCGKLIGEEAVLKLLSMEGVQVSSCTLKADVVRRVHKSNQNLLINAMIQKDNQGDDAEPETVPRQVLLDEGIQLCERLELKKAQKKLMDFVRDNRQSAQGWLWLSRSLTELPKIKKALGEAYKCSPKEPNILEDIEKARLFAGSGKIIRCPFCYAPMEQHAVFCPYCRANALSDSSTLSQIDPYKVERKMVQRAAKRFERVLSDEVNPRLLYYAGTAYLNLNDFEKALTYFDLLLPIVQVESKYQKVAGQVGEIVEYIASNLKQESGGSEAKNSWHEQKERKEKRLITNRSSCKTILVVEDSPTTRKVIKMTLTSGAFRVVEAADGVEALSRLNEERPDLVLLDIMLPKIDGYRVLSILKKNSDTKDIPVVMLTSKNRIIDKVKGRLSAASAYLTKPFKPAELIDMVNSIIVKDGANAEPPAEPPAD, from the coding sequence ATGAAAAAGGTATTGTTGGTAGATGACGATGAAATGATCCATGAGATCGTAGATTCTACATTGGGTGATTATAGGAAAATATTTCAAGTATCACATGCTTACGATATTAAGGAGGCTGTAAGGCAGGTCGATCGAGGTGATATCTCACTTGTTATTACTGATCTGGTTATGCCTGGTGGGGATGGGTTTCAGCTTTTATCGTATATTCAAGAAAAACATTCTGATATACCGAGGATAGTTATTACCTCTTATGATCTACCTGAGCTAAAGACCAGGTTAATGGGGAAGGCGTTTCAAGTGTTCAAAAAACCGCTTGCCTCTGAAGAACTTGCCGATGCGATTATTAGAGGTTTAAAAACGCAGCAGAAAAAAGGCGATTTAGGCAAGTTTTCCGTTGTCGGTATTGTACAGCTCATGGAAACAGAAGAGACGACTTGTCGTCTGGATGTCCATAATTGCGGTGAGCACCAGGATATTGACCATTGCATTGAGAATAAATGCCCAGAGTATAAAGGGAGTCTTTTTCTTGTCCAGGGAAAAATTTATGATGCTGTTTGTGGCAAACTGATCGGTGAAGAAGCTGTACTCAAATTGCTCAGTATGGAAGGGGTTCAGGTCAGTAGCTGCACTCTAAAAGCCGATGTGGTCAGAAGGGTACATAAAAGCAATCAGAATTTGCTGATCAATGCCATGATCCAGAAGGATAATCAGGGCGATGATGCAGAGCCTGAAACGGTTCCTCGGCAGGTCCTTTTGGATGAAGGTATCCAGCTCTGTGAGCGGCTGGAACTGAAAAAGGCCCAGAAAAAACTTATGGACTTTGTTCGAGATAACCGACAGAGTGCCCAAGGCTGGCTGTGGCTTTCCCGATCGTTAACAGAATTACCGAAAATTAAAAAGGCATTGGGCGAGGCATATAAATGTTCTCCTAAAGAGCCGAATATTCTTGAAGATATTGAAAAAGCACGGCTTTTTGCGGGGAGCGGAAAGATCATTCGCTGCCCTTTTTGCTACGCCCCTATGGAACAACACGCTGTTTTTTGCCCGTATTGTAGGGCAAATGCCCTTTCTGACTCTTCAACGCTTTCCCAAATTGATCCCTATAAGGTTGAACGAAAGATGGTTCAGCGGGCTGCGAAACGTTTTGAACGAGTTTTGTCTGATGAAGTAAATCCGAGATTGCTCTATTATGCCGGAACAGCTTATCTTAATTTGAACGATTTTGAAAAGGCATTGACGTATTTCGATCTTTTGTTACCCATTGTTCAGGTTGAGAGTAAATATCAGAAGGTTGCTGGTCAAGTTGGTGAAATAGTTGAGTATATTGCATCAAATTTGAAGCAGGAATCAGGGGGTAGCGAAGCGAAAAATAGTTGGCATGAGCAGAAGGAGAGAAAAGAAAAACGTTTAATCACTAATCGTTCCTCCTGTAAAACAATTTTGGTTGTCGAGGACAGCCCGACAACGAGGAAGGTTATTAAGATGACTCTGACCAGCGGTGCTTTTCGAGTAGTTGAAGCTGCTGACGGGGTAGAGGCATTAAGCAGGTTGAATGAGGAGCGCCCGGATCTCGTTCTGCTTGATATCATGTTGCCGAAGATCGACGGATATCGAGTCTTGTCTATCCTGAAAAAAAATAGTGATACAAAAGATATACCTGTTGTTATGTTGACAAGCAAAAACAGGATAATTGATAAGGTGAAGGGGAGACTGTCTGCCGCCAGTGCTTACCTGACGAAACCGTTTAAGCCTGCGGAGCTTATTGATATGGTGAACTCGATAATTGTCAAAGACGGCGCAAATGCCGAACCACCAGCCGAACCACCAGCTGATTGA
- a CDS encoding polysaccharide biosynthesis/export family protein, with protein MTGIVFSQSEFKMVKKIITLYLLLALALTLCGCASEQFESNVELEEFSQQNDQLASRTVEQNMFDSVLTAPPEEAESKLGPGDLLTVNVLESEELNTETRVSSRGHISLPILDQVGVVGLTAADAEEKIEQLLKEKYLRDPHVSVFVKEKISDQITLGGAFTTPGNYDYISGRRLLDIIAVAQGVTADAASIAYLSRKDRETGGVKNYIIDLDALIKRGDMNYNIAIAGGDVIFVPETGKCFVDGAVRNPGTYPLKGEMSITEAIVLAGGLTAYADDDKIKLIRYTGDGKRKIMSLSFSELQEGIGNNIKLQDQDVVYAESSTSGLLSTGLGFDLGFMGTGINYRNPSVDRRQ; from the coding sequence ATGACAGGCATTGTCTTTTCTCAATCCGAATTCAAAATGGTCAAAAAAATAATTACCCTGTACCTCCTGCTTGCTCTTGCACTAACGCTCTGCGGATGTGCCAGTGAACAGTTTGAAAGTAATGTTGAACTCGAAGAATTTAGCCAACAGAATGATCAACTGGCCAGCAGGACTGTTGAACAAAATATGTTTGATTCGGTGCTCACAGCTCCTCCAGAAGAAGCTGAATCCAAACTGGGGCCGGGTGACCTTCTGACTGTCAATGTTCTCGAATCCGAAGAATTAAACACTGAAACTCGCGTAAGCTCAAGGGGTCACATAAGCCTTCCGATCCTTGATCAGGTAGGTGTAGTTGGCCTCACAGCTGCGGATGCAGAAGAAAAAATAGAACAGCTGCTCAAGGAAAAATATCTAAGAGATCCTCATGTTTCTGTTTTTGTAAAAGAAAAAATAAGTGATCAAATAACTCTAGGTGGAGCTTTCACTACACCCGGCAACTACGATTATATTTCAGGGCGCCGCCTGCTTGATATTATTGCTGTTGCCCAAGGGGTTACCGCCGATGCAGCATCAATAGCCTATCTGTCTCGAAAAGATCGTGAAACCGGAGGAGTAAAAAATTATATAATTGATCTTGATGCTCTTATAAAGCGTGGTGATATGAATTATAATATTGCTATAGCTGGCGGTGATGTCATCTTTGTTCCAGAAACAGGAAAGTGCTTTGTAGATGGTGCAGTAAGAAATCCGGGCACCTACCCCCTGAAAGGAGAAATGAGCATCACTGAGGCGATTGTCTTAGCAGGAGGCTTGACAGCTTACGCAGATGACGATAAAATCAAACTGATTCGCTATACTGGAGATGGAAAACGTAAAATTATGAGCCTGAGCTTCAGCGAGCTACAAGAAGGGATTGGCAATAACATCAAACTTCAAGATCAAGATGTTGTTTATGCAGAATCAAGCACTTCCGGCCTATTGTCAACAGGCTTGGGATTTGATCTCGGTTTCATGGGAACCGGTATTAATTACCGCAATCCATCTGTTGATAGGCGCCAGTGA
- a CDS encoding O-antigen ligase family protein, giving the protein MLAVLFSQSRGGVISMLFILAILLITLPVSLKNKFLLSGFFVLFTISYGSIIGFTSVLDRFMLIQQGGEGRFNIWLSSLPMLRDHLLVGTGIGSYILLSSVYLKQFPENITFDRAHNDYLEFAIELGLPLALFFFCTLSVVLFLQIKKIWPYTKKKLYKLPSPTVISLVSIAAIIGFIIHGTVDFGWRLPANLLYFTTLFVLFQCDNQFPSHVANNKS; this is encoded by the coding sequence ATGCTGGCAGTCCTGTTTTCTCAGTCCAGGGGAGGTGTTATTTCCATGCTTTTTATACTGGCAATACTTCTTATAACCCTTCCTGTCAGCCTCAAAAACAAATTTCTTCTTTCAGGATTCTTTGTACTATTTACAATATCATACGGTTCTATAATAGGCTTTACTTCTGTACTTGATCGATTCATGCTTATTCAACAAGGCGGAGAAGGTCGGTTTAATATCTGGTTATCCAGTCTCCCTATGCTTCGTGATCATCTGCTGGTCGGCACAGGAATCGGCTCATATATTTTACTTTCTTCTGTCTACCTTAAACAATTTCCTGAAAATATTACCTTTGATAGAGCGCATAACGACTATCTTGAATTTGCCATTGAATTGGGCCTACCTCTTGCTCTCTTCTTTTTCTGCACTCTTAGCGTAGTTCTCTTTCTGCAAATAAAAAAGATCTGGCCCTATACAAAGAAAAAGCTCTACAAGCTTCCTTCACCAACGGTTATCTCACTTGTCTCGATCGCCGCAATTATCGGTTTTATCATTCATGGTACAGTTGACTTTGGCTGGCGGCTGCCAGCCAATTTGCTATATTTTACCACTTTATTTGTTCTGTTTCAGTGTGACAACCAATTCCCCTCACATGTTGCCAACAATAAATCATAA
- a CDS encoding polysaccharide biosynthesis tyrosine autokinase gives MNQPQSNESERQIIIGPTRGHQNLPSIDYQETVAPLQDEEIHLRDYLDVLIRRKWVVFLCLLFIFSATTLFTLTSTPLFKGKGTLKASASQGQVTSFEDTQTNVLKSMEFQQTQVNLLESEQLSLRLIDKLDLLNNPFFNKDIESGQNQDATFASLVQLTLSSIRNFIRFSSETNDSLDQEGKKRLLTDDAVKKLQDDLKISPVRNSELIEISFESPDPQLSAAVINTAMEEFVQMLMDTNIESSQTAAQFLEKGILAAQIKLEKSEKELNNFSRQAGLVSMDPKLNLIMRQLEELNDALAKSRAERISKESLYQQAISKENQNLPQILQDDLIKNLKAEHSLLAGEYEDLSTTFKPAYPKMQQLQAKINGIKGRMREEKLYIIESIKNDYEAARNKQEYLEVKAQEQKQRAIELNDRATQYKILLRETESNKNIYETLLQRAKEIEATVGSAVTNINIVDRSRVPLYPSSPKVARNLLLGLLLGLFSGIGLAFLLEYLDDTIKNPEELIERFHIPVLGLIPFDKECINKRKDMALKSYTDPRSPVAESVRTAITSIDLSAAEHPPKTILVTSILPGAGKSSLSTNTALSYLSSGDNCLIIDVDLRKPSLHRVFDAERKGEGLSSVLSGISTLKEVIQKTDYKGLDYISSGPLPPNPAELVASNRMRELLKTVSEHYSHVILDAPPFQGFAEILVLANMVDGLILITVEGDTPRDGVKHFRRSVLNVNGKILGSIINKTGRQKGYGAYSKYSYYAYHYDYNYGESGNNG, from the coding sequence ATGAACCAGCCACAGTCAAATGAATCAGAACGACAAATAATTATCGGTCCCACCAGAGGCCACCAAAATCTTCCCTCAATCGACTACCAGGAGACAGTCGCCCCGCTGCAGGATGAAGAAATTCATTTGCGAGATTACCTTGATGTTCTTATTCGTCGCAAATGGGTTGTATTTCTCTGTCTTCTCTTTATTTTCTCTGCTACAACGCTGTTTACCCTGACAAGTACCCCTCTGTTTAAAGGAAAAGGTACTTTAAAGGCCTCGGCCTCGCAGGGCCAGGTAACCAGTTTTGAAGACACCCAGACGAACGTACTTAAGTCCATGGAGTTCCAACAGACCCAAGTCAATCTCCTGGAAAGTGAGCAGCTTTCTCTACGTCTCATCGATAAACTTGACCTCTTAAACAATCCGTTTTTCAACAAAGACATCGAGAGCGGGCAAAATCAGGATGCCACGTTTGCATCTCTTGTTCAGCTCACCCTCTCTTCAATCCGCAACTTCATTCGTTTCAGCTCCGAAACAAATGACAGTTTAGATCAGGAGGGGAAAAAACGTCTGCTCACCGATGACGCCGTCAAAAAACTGCAAGATGATCTGAAAATATCTCCGGTGCGCAACAGTGAACTCATCGAGATCAGTTTTGAATCACCGGATCCGCAACTCTCCGCCGCTGTGATTAACACAGCAATGGAGGAGTTTGTCCAGATGCTCATGGACACGAATATCGAATCATCCCAAACCGCTGCCCAGTTCCTTGAAAAGGGAATACTGGCAGCCCAGATAAAGTTGGAAAAATCTGAAAAAGAGCTTAATAATTTCTCGCGACAAGCCGGGTTGGTTTCCATGGACCCAAAGCTGAATCTGATTATGCGACAATTGGAAGAACTCAATGATGCCTTGGCTAAATCTCGAGCTGAGCGTATCAGTAAAGAATCCCTCTATCAGCAAGCCATCAGTAAGGAGAACCAAAACCTCCCTCAAATCCTGCAGGACGATCTCATTAAAAATCTGAAGGCTGAACATTCCCTCTTGGCAGGAGAATACGAAGATCTTTCCACAACCTTCAAACCTGCCTATCCCAAGATGCAGCAGCTCCAAGCTAAAATTAATGGCATTAAGGGACGGATGCGGGAAGAGAAACTTTATATTATTGAATCAATAAAAAACGATTACGAAGCTGCTCGAAATAAGCAAGAGTACTTGGAAGTTAAAGCACAGGAACAAAAACAAAGGGCTATTGAACTCAATGACAGGGCCACCCAGTATAAAATACTTCTTAGGGAAACTGAAAGTAATAAGAATATCTATGAAACTCTCTTGCAACGAGCGAAAGAAATTGAGGCAACAGTAGGCTCCGCCGTCACAAATATTAATATTGTAGATCGTTCCAGAGTTCCTCTGTATCCCTCCAGCCCCAAAGTAGCCCGTAATTTACTTTTAGGATTGTTACTGGGGTTGTTCAGCGGCATAGGCCTTGCCTTTCTCCTTGAATATCTTGACGACACTATTAAAAATCCTGAAGAACTGATCGAACGATTTCATATCCCCGTACTCGGACTCATTCCTTTTGACAAGGAGTGCATCAATAAGCGTAAAGATATGGCATTGAAATCATATACAGATCCGCGATCACCTGTTGCTGAGTCAGTTCGCACAGCGATTACCTCAATTGATCTCTCTGCGGCTGAGCACCCCCCGAAGACGATTCTTGTTACCAGCATCCTGCCAGGGGCAGGTAAAAGCTCTTTGTCTACCAATACAGCACTCTCCTATCTGTCTAGCGGAGATAATTGTCTCATTATTGACGTGGATCTAAGAAAGCCCAGCCTTCATCGTGTTTTTGATGCAGAACGAAAAGGGGAAGGACTTTCTAGCGTTCTCAGTGGAATTAGCACCCTGAAAGAGGTTATTCAAAAAACTGATTATAAGGGCTTAGACTATATTTCCAGTGGACCGCTTCCTCCGAATCCAGCTGAACTGGTTGCCTCGAATAGAATGCGCGAGTTATTAAAGACAGTCAGCGAACATTACAGTCACGTTATTCTTGATGCTCCTCCCTTTCAGGGATTTGCCGAAATTCTGGTGCTTGCAAATATGGTGGATGGCCTTATCCTGATTACTGTTGAAGGAGATACTCCCCGTGATGGAGTAAAACATTTTCGACGCTCTGTTTTAAATGTTAACGGCAAAATCCTTGGTAGTATTATAAATAAGACAGGACGGCAAAAGGGATACGGAGCATACAGTAAGTACAGTTATTACGCATACCATTACGATTATAACTATGGAGAATCCGGTAATAA